From one Henriciella marina DSM 19595 genomic stretch:
- a CDS encoding nucleoside-diphosphate sugar epimerase/dehydratase, whose translation MTPRDEARRAMAITLGFDTAAAALAMAAALISRWLMTEGAPPEGYFAAIVTTAVFAGVGFISFYTLGVHKQVWRHSGWSDAVRIVQAVALATLIFMPIIFLWNRFAGIPRSALAMAVLLWLAIIFTGRMIALGRSTQRPFQIFFGRARPDAPMVLLIAQSEEAARIVSLMGKDAEGAKVRILGLLEPEGAEFGRKIRGIPVLGGLEEMGKVLDLLSLRYEKTPLVAVAGLARERPYMTQILEVAASRKTEVMSLSAGIDESAAMLPVRPADLLRRRERQLDTEPVADLIEGMRVFVTGGGGTIGSELARQCAGMNPHSLTLFDSSEYNLYEADLSLREQFPNLPINSELGDVRDNARVSRAIEQFEPDIIIHAAALKHVPLMEQNVCEAILTNVGGALITAKAAQSSNVQKFVFVSTDKAVHPDNVMGATKRLAELTVTRQAVASNFSVSMVRFGNVLGSSGSVVPLFERQIARGGPVTLTHPEVTRYFMTVEEASALVLQSATHNGSPGSASLYVLDMGEPVLIKALAEAMIRLKGLVPGQDIEIRTTGLRPGEKMHEKLTYNHEEVNSIGIEGVYKVASKQVVANDFDEKLDELLDHARHRRRDEAIKMLAELVPEYRPRRAAE comes from the coding sequence GTGACGCCACGTGATGAAGCCCGCCGCGCCATGGCGATTACGCTTGGCTTCGACACCGCGGCGGCAGCCTTGGCGATGGCTGCGGCCCTGATCAGTCGTTGGCTGATGACGGAGGGTGCGCCTCCGGAGGGATACTTCGCGGCAATTGTGACGACGGCGGTCTTTGCGGGCGTCGGCTTTATCTCGTTCTATACGCTGGGTGTGCATAAGCAGGTCTGGCGCCATTCGGGATGGAGTGACGCTGTCAGGATCGTGCAGGCGGTCGCGCTTGCCACGCTGATTTTCATGCCGATTATCTTTTTGTGGAACCGGTTTGCGGGCATTCCACGTTCCGCACTGGCCATGGCGGTGCTGCTGTGGCTCGCCATTATTTTTACCGGCAGAATGATTGCGCTCGGACGGTCAACCCAAAGGCCGTTCCAGATATTCTTCGGACGCGCACGTCCGGATGCACCGATGGTGCTGCTGATCGCCCAATCGGAAGAAGCTGCGCGCATCGTCTCGCTCATGGGCAAGGACGCGGAAGGCGCGAAAGTTCGTATACTTGGCCTGCTGGAGCCTGAAGGCGCAGAATTTGGGCGAAAAATACGTGGTATACCGGTTCTTGGCGGACTTGAGGAAATGGGCAAGGTGCTCGACCTGCTGTCCCTTCGCTATGAGAAGACGCCGCTTGTTGCTGTTGCCGGCCTGGCGCGCGAGCGGCCTTATATGACGCAGATTCTCGAGGTCGCCGCCAGCCGCAAGACCGAGGTCATGTCCCTGAGCGCCGGCATCGACGAGAGCGCGGCCATGTTGCCGGTGCGGCCGGCCGACCTTCTTCGGCGCCGTGAGCGCCAGCTCGATACCGAACCGGTCGCGGATCTCATCGAAGGGATGCGTGTCTTCGTAACTGGCGGCGGGGGAACGATCGGGTCCGAGCTCGCGCGCCAGTGCGCCGGCATGAACCCGCACTCGCTGACACTGTTCGATTCCTCTGAATACAATCTCTATGAGGCAGATCTGTCGCTTCGTGAACAGTTTCCGAACCTGCCGATCAATTCAGAGCTTGGCGACGTGCGCGACAATGCCCGCGTCAGTCGCGCGATTGAGCAATTCGAGCCCGATATCATTATCCACGCCGCCGCGCTGAAGCACGTGCCGCTGATGGAACAGAATGTCTGCGAAGCGATCCTCACCAATGTCGGCGGCGCGTTGATTACCGCCAAGGCTGCTCAGTCCTCGAACGTGCAAAAATTCGTTTTCGTCTCCACAGACAAGGCCGTTCATCCGGACAACGTCATGGGCGCGACCAAACGACTGGCAGAGCTGACGGTGACACGTCAGGCCGTCGCGTCAAATTTTTCGGTTTCCATGGTGCGGTTTGGCAATGTGCTCGGGTCCTCTGGCTCTGTCGTCCCTCTGTTCGAGCGCCAGATTGCGCGCGGCGGGCCGGTGACGCTGACCCACCCGGAGGTGACGCGCTACTTCATGACAGTCGAGGAAGCCTCCGCGCTCGTGCTTCAGTCAGCGACACATAATGGCAGCCCCGGATCGGCGTCGCTTTATGTGCTTGATATGGGCGAGCCGGTCCTGATCAAGGCGCTGGCCGAAGCGATGATCCGCCTGAAGGGGCTCGTGCCAGGACAGGATATAGAGATCCGCACGACAGGCCTTCGTCCCGGCGAGAAGATGCATGAGAAGCTCACCTATAATCATGAAGAAGTAAACTCGATCGGCATCGAGGGGGTCTACAAGGTCGCCTCGAAGCAGGTTGTTGCGAATGACTTCGATGAAAAGCTCGATGAGCTGCTCGATCATGCCCGCCATCGCAGGCGCGATGAAGCAATAAAAATGCTGGCTGAACTGGTGCCTGAATACCGCCCGCGCCGCGCGGCGGAGTAA
- the purH gene encoding bifunctional phosphoribosylaminoimidazolecarboxamide formyltransferase/IMP cyclohydrolase, which yields MSERFKVRRALLSVSDKEGLVEHGQRLASHGVELVSTGGTARALKEAGLDVVDVADLTGFPEMMDGRVKTLHPAVHGGLLYRRDLESHRKDAEQHGIEAIDLVYINLYPFEATVASNADFDTCVENIDIGGPAMLRAAAKNGQSVAVCTDAGDVAGVLAEMDANEGEVSTELSRRLAAKTYARTAAYDAAISGWYAEQLQDTAPDWAGFGGKLAQTLRYGENPHQSAAFYTTGAKRPGVANARQVQGKELSYNNINDTDAAFELIGELGEERPAVAIIKHANPCGVAMGESPLKAYRAALECDCTSAFGGIVALNRLLDEETASEITKIFTEVVIAPGADEGALAVFEKKKNLRLLLTNGVPDPQSRGRIVKTVAGGLLVQDRDFGRVGRDDLRVVTDREPTEAELDDMLFAWRVAKHVKSNTIVYVKDGATVGIGAGQMSRIDSARIAARKAEDAAETAGWDTLKTKGCVAASDAFFPFADGLLKAAEAGATAVIQPGGSIRDEDVIKAADEAGLAMVFTGMRHFRH from the coding sequence ATGTCTGAGCGTTTCAAGGTTCGCCGCGCCCTGCTCTCTGTTTCGGACAAGGAAGGCCTTGTTGAACATGGTCAGAGACTTGCCTCCCATGGTGTCGAGCTGGTGTCGACTGGCGGGACCGCGCGCGCCCTGAAAGAGGCAGGCCTCGATGTTGTCGATGTGGCTGACCTCACCGGTTTTCCTGAAATGATGGATGGGCGGGTGAAAACGCTTCACCCGGCTGTGCATGGCGGGCTTCTCTATCGCCGCGACCTGGAGAGCCATCGCAAGGATGCAGAGCAACACGGGATCGAGGCGATCGATCTGGTCTATATCAACCTGTACCCGTTCGAAGCGACCGTCGCCTCGAACGCCGATTTCGACACCTGTGTCGAGAACATCGATATTGGCGGCCCCGCCATGCTGCGGGCTGCGGCCAAGAATGGTCAGTCGGTTGCGGTCTGTACGGATGCAGGCGATGTAGCAGGCGTTCTGGCCGAGATGGATGCCAATGAGGGTGAGGTGAGCACTGAGCTGAGCCGGCGCCTTGCGGCAAAGACCTATGCGCGCACGGCCGCCTATGATGCGGCGATTTCCGGCTGGTATGCCGAACAGCTTCAGGATACCGCGCCGGACTGGGCCGGGTTTGGCGGCAAGCTGGCGCAGACGCTGCGCTATGGTGAGAACCCGCACCAGTCAGCCGCCTTCTATACAACAGGCGCAAAACGGCCCGGCGTTGCCAATGCACGGCAGGTGCAGGGCAAGGAACTTTCCTACAACAATATCAACGACACTGACGCGGCGTTCGAGCTTATCGGCGAGCTTGGCGAGGAACGACCCGCCGTCGCGATCATCAAGCATGCCAATCCGTGCGGCGTCGCGATGGGCGAGAGCCCGCTGAAGGCGTATCGCGCGGCGCTTGAATGCGACTGCACCTCTGCGTTTGGCGGTATCGTAGCGCTGAACCGGTTGCTCGATGAAGAAACGGCAAGCGAGATCACAAAGATCTTTACAGAAGTGGTGATTGCGCCCGGGGCAGATGAAGGCGCCCTCGCCGTGTTCGAAAAGAAGAAGAATTTGCGCCTTCTGCTGACCAATGGTGTGCCTGACCCTCAATCGCGTGGTCGTATCGTCAAGACGGTCGCGGGCGGCCTGCTTGTACAGGACCGCGACTTCGGCCGCGTTGGCCGGGATGATTTGCGTGTCGTGACAGACCGCGAACCGACAGAGGCCGAGCTGGACGACATGCTGTTTGCCTGGCGCGTCGCCAAACATGTGAAGTCGAACACCATCGTTTATGTGAAGGATGGCGCGACAGTCGGCATTGGCGCAGGCCAGATGAGCCGTATTGATTCTGCGCGAATTGCCGCGCGCAAGGCAGAAGACGCCGCTGAGACCGCCGGATGGGACACGCTGAAGACCAAGGGCTGCGTCGCGGCGTCGGACGCCTTTTTCCCGTTTGCCGATGGCTTGCTGAAAGCGGCTGAGGCCGGCGCGACAGCGGTCATCCAGCCAGGCGGATCGATCCGCGACGAAGACGTTATCAAGGCCGCTGATGAGGCCGGTCTTGCCATGGTGTTCACCGGCATGCGCCACTTCAGGCATTGA
- a CDS encoding YbgC/FadM family acyl-CoA thioesterase — MSGPKSPFDAAMQHWLPVRVYYEDTDFTGMVYHANYLRFFERGRSEFLRDAGVSHQSLLALPEPAVFTLTNVNVDYKRAARIDDALLIRSRYTGVRGAKVLFEQTALRDGDVIAEAVVTAVMIHADGRPRRPIPDVVARLTPYIFKP; from the coding sequence ATGAGCGGGCCGAAGTCTCCATTCGATGCGGCCATGCAGCACTGGCTGCCGGTGCGCGTCTATTATGAAGACACCGATTTTACCGGCATGGTCTACCACGCCAACTATCTGCGCTTTTTCGAGCGCGGGCGGTCTGAGTTTCTGCGAGATGCGGGCGTCTCGCATCAGTCGCTTCTGGCCCTGCCCGAGCCTGCGGTTTTCACGCTGACGAATGTGAATGTCGACTATAAGCGCGCGGCGAGGATCGACGATGCCTTGCTGATCCGCTCGCGATATACGGGCGTCAGAGGCGCTAAGGTTCTCTTCGAGCAGACGGCGCTTCGCGACGGCGATGTGATTGCCGAAGCGGTCGTGACAGCGGTGATGATCCACGCCGATGGGCGTCCGCGCCGCCCTATCCCGGATGTCGTCGCACGGCTCACCCCATATATCTTCAAGCCCTGA
- the tolQ gene encoding protein TolQ produces the protein MESDVPAPIVSDAGFSLLGLLMEADLVVKLVLIVLLIASLWSWAVIVEKSFTVSRARKRAKAFEDAFWAGRADDLDRRGPPSGSDAASRIYASISREWTDARRAPESGDHMMMINRAERSLRAGVDREVGRVSQGLGVLATIGSASPFIGLFGTVWGIMNAFLNIAEKQDTSLTNVAGPIAEALFATGLGLVAAIPAVIFYNKFTGDVNRLADQLDTFSQDLLVRLSRRASDLGA, from the coding sequence ATGGAAAGCGACGTCCCCGCACCGATTGTGTCCGATGCAGGATTCTCTCTTCTCGGTCTTCTGATGGAAGCCGACCTGGTCGTGAAGCTTGTGCTGATCGTCCTGTTGATCGCCAGTCTCTGGTCCTGGGCCGTGATCGTCGAGAAGTCATTTACCGTTTCTCGCGCCCGCAAGCGTGCGAAAGCCTTCGAAGACGCCTTCTGGGCCGGCCGGGCCGATGATCTCGACCGCCGCGGACCGCCATCGGGCAGCGATGCGGCGTCCCGCATCTATGCGTCTATCTCACGTGAGTGGACAGATGCGCGCCGCGCACCAGAGTCCGGGGATCACATGATGATGATCAACCGGGCCGAACGCTCCCTTCGAGCTGGCGTCGACAGGGAAGTCGGCCGGGTGAGCCAGGGCCTTGGCGTCCTGGCGACGATCGGGTCCGCGTCGCCCTTTATCGGCCTCTTCGGCACGGTGTGGGGCATCATGAACGCCTTCCTCAACATCGCCGAAAAGCAGGACACCAGCCTGACCAATGTGGCTGGCCCTATCGCAGAAGCGCTGTTCGCGACCGGGCTCGGCCTTGTCGCAGCTATTCCTGCGGTCATCTTTTACAACAAGTTCACCGGCGACGTGAACAGACTGGCCGATCAGCTCGATACCTTCTCGCAGGACCTCCTGGTGCGTCTGTCGCGCCGCGCGTCGGACCTGGGGGCTTAG
- the tolR gene encoding protein TolR, with protein sequence MAGGFASGPPGRGRGRRALAAEINVTPLVDVMLVLLIVFMITAPLLTTGVEVSLPKASAENLRAPQTQPLSVSLDSSGTIYIQETRVNPEELVSTLYAIAGEGYEERIFLRADEGVNYGQVMNVMTRMQRAGYRNIALVTDPKAEEQR encoded by the coding sequence ATGGCTGGTGGATTTGCTTCTGGACCGCCTGGACGGGGCCGCGGCCGCCGTGCATTGGCGGCGGAGATCAACGTCACGCCGCTGGTCGATGTGATGCTGGTGCTACTGATCGTGTTCATGATCACGGCGCCGCTTCTGACCACAGGCGTGGAAGTTTCACTGCCCAAGGCGTCAGCGGAAAATCTGCGTGCGCCGCAGACGCAGCCGCTTTCAGTGTCGCTCGATTCAAGCGGCACCATCTATATCCAGGAAACCCGGGTCAATCCTGAGGAGCTCGTCTCGACGCTCTATGCGATTGCCGGCGAGGGCTATGAAGAACGCATCTTCCTGCGCGCTGATGAGGGCGTGAATTACGGCCAGGTGATGAATGTCATGACGCGGATGCAGCGGGCCGGTTATCGCAATATCGCGCTTGTCACGGACCCGAAGGCCGAGGAGCAGCGCTAG
- the tolB gene encoding Tol-Pal system beta propeller repeat protein TolB, producing MIRSIAAYLFAAFIAVIPAATAQVTVNISEGTLKPTPIAIPVFEADGADRQLATDITSVIQNDLLSTGLFSITPESAFIQRDLSINSQPRFADWKIIQTDALVVGEVDRVTIEGVEFIRASVRLWDVYGEEVMRLEGQAGRRFTAKPEDWRRIAHKIADTVYARLTGEDPYFDSRIVYVAETGPKDDRTKRLAIMDSDGANVKYLTSGTFTVLTPRFSPSNQQITYMSYENNRPRVYLFDIQSGRQEVLGNFQSMTFAPRFSRDGQAVLLTQASGGNSDIYIRDLVTQSTRRLTDHPAIDTSPSMSPDGRQIVFNSDRGGSPQLYIMNTDGSPLTCPSGGRDTACRITFGSGRYSTPVWSPRGDLIAFTKQSRGRFSIGVIGTDGEGERVLTEAYLDEGPEWSPNGRVITFFRERAPGAGPQLWSVDLTGRNLRQIPTPTQASDPAWSPLLN from the coding sequence ATGATCAGATCAATTGCCGCCTATCTATTTGCCGCTTTCATTGCGGTCATACCTGCCGCCACGGCGCAGGTGACCGTGAACATTTCCGAAGGCACGCTGAAACCCACACCGATTGCCATTCCGGTCTTCGAAGCGGACGGGGCCGACAGGCAACTGGCGACCGACATCACATCGGTGATCCAGAACGACCTGCTGTCGACCGGGCTTTTCTCGATCACCCCGGAAAGCGCCTTCATCCAGCGCGACCTGTCGATCAATTCGCAGCCGCGTTTTGCCGACTGGAAGATCATCCAGACCGATGCCCTGGTCGTTGGTGAAGTTGACCGCGTGACAATCGAAGGCGTGGAATTCATCCGCGCGTCCGTTCGTCTCTGGGACGTCTATGGCGAGGAAGTCATGCGCCTTGAAGGCCAGGCTGGCCGGCGTTTCACTGCGAAGCCCGAAGACTGGCGGCGTATCGCGCACAAGATCGCCGATACTGTCTATGCACGCCTCACCGGTGAGGACCCGTATTTCGACTCGCGGATCGTCTATGTCGCCGAAACCGGTCCCAAGGATGACCGGACCAAGCGTCTCGCCATCATGGATTCAGACGGCGCGAACGTGAAATACCTGACCTCCGGGACGTTCACCGTCCTGACGCCGCGCTTCTCGCCGTCGAACCAGCAGATCACCTACATGTCTTATGAGAACAACCGGCCAAGGGTGTATCTGTTCGACATTCAGAGCGGGCGCCAGGAAGTGCTTGGCAATTTCCAGAGCATGACGTTCGCGCCGCGCTTCTCACGCGACGGGCAGGCAGTGCTTCTGACACAGGCGTCCGGTGGTAACTCCGACATCTACATCCGCGATCTTGTCACGCAGAGCACACGTCGCCTGACCGACCATCCGGCGATCGATACCTCGCCGTCCATGTCGCCGGACGGAAGGCAGATTGTCTTTAACTCAGACCGTGGTGGCAGCCCTCAGCTTTACATCATGAACACCGACGGGTCGCCGCTGACCTGTCCGTCGGGCGGGCGTGATACGGCTTGCCGGATCACCTTCGGATCGGGCCGCTATTCGACACCCGTCTGGAGCCCGCGCGGCGATCTCATCGCGTTCACGAAGCAGTCACGCGGCCGCTTCTCCATCGGTGTGATCGGCACCGATGGCGAGGGTGAGCGGGTGCTGACCGAAGCCTATCTGGACGAGGGTCCGGAATGGTCGCCAAACGGGCGCGTCATCACCTTCTTCCGCGAACGTGCACCGGGCGCCGGTCCGCAGCTCTGGTCTGTCGATCTGACCGGCCGCAACCTTCGCCAGATCCCGACACCAACGCAGGCCTCCGACCCTGCATGGTCGCCGCTTCTGAACTAG
- the pal gene encoding peptidoglycan-associated lipoprotein Pal: protein MRRLVLTTATIALVLGAAACASKPEPVNTAPQVSDTNNAPSQPVRESDIEQPTRVIDSGPSAGSLEDFQVNVGDRVYFDLDQYRLDGDDQSVLQRQAAWLQNYPNVRIMVAGNADERGTREYNLALGERRASVVRDYLVNLGVSPSRIDTVSYGKERPIAPESNEAAWAMNRNAFTQIMGGASS, encoded by the coding sequence ATGCGTCGTCTTGTACTTACTACAGCTACTATCGCCCTGGTCCTTGGTGCCGCTGCATGCGCCTCCAAGCCAGAGCCGGTCAACACGGCGCCTCAGGTTTCCGACACGAACAATGCGCCTAGCCAGCCAGTTCGCGAGTCCGATATCGAGCAGCCAACCCGCGTCATCGATTCCGGCCCAAGCGCCGGTTCGCTGGAAGATTTCCAGGTGAATGTCGGCGACCGTGTCTACTTCGACCTCGACCAGTACCGTCTTGATGGCGACGACCAGTCCGTCCTGCAGCGTCAGGCCGCCTGGCTTCAGAACTATCCGAACGTCCGTATCATGGTTGCAGGCAATGCCGACGAGCGCGGCACGCGTGAGTACAACCTTGCCCTCGGCGAGCGCCGCGCGTCGGTTGTCCGTGACTATCTGGTGAACCTCGGCGTGTCCCCATCACGCATCGACACTGTGTCCTACGGCAAGGAGCGTCCGATCGCACCTGAGTCCAATGAAGCAGCCTGGGCGATGAACCGTAACGCCTTCACCCAGATCATGGGCGGCGCCAGCAGCTAA
- the ybgF gene encoding tol-pal system protein YbgF yields MIRLVPILAALCLFTAGAQAQSQRAPITRGATSGDLASTVNDVRQRMATMSLDMSRLQDEIGRLNGEIETLEFLLSQSRDESARMQADDQRIGETLRSLTQQNERMQQQITGLQEDVARLSSGDMGGVGTSASDRDEQSSDARRAEPAPTRQTAQRNEQEDEGDEAQSASGTANPNYQGSLGTLRASELPGEAGPLFAAAKSRLLKFDYAGAEEAFRAFLQRFSDDPQAGEAQYWLAETLFQQEAYGESGEAYLEMIREYPDDARAPDALVKLARSMRLVGDTDRACEALDVLPQQYPNASGVTRNLAALERTRAGCSA; encoded by the coding sequence ATGATCCGTCTGGTACCCATTCTCGCGGCGCTTTGCCTTTTCACGGCGGGGGCGCAAGCCCAGTCACAGCGTGCCCCGATAACCCGCGGTGCAACGAGCGGTGACCTTGCCTCGACGGTGAATGATGTTCGCCAGCGTATGGCCACAATGAGCCTCGACATGAGCCGCCTGCAGGACGAGATCGGACGTCTCAACGGCGAGATCGAAACGCTTGAATTCCTGCTGTCCCAGTCGCGCGACGAGTCTGCGCGCATGCAGGCGGATGACCAGCGCATTGGCGAGACGCTCCGGTCGCTCACACAGCAGAATGAACGCATGCAGCAGCAGATCACAGGCCTGCAGGAAGATGTCGCACGTCTTTCATCTGGCGACATGGGTGGTGTGGGGACAAGCGCGAGCGACCGCGACGAGCAGTCATCAGACGCGCGCCGCGCCGAGCCTGCGCCAACGCGTCAGACGGCTCAGCGGAATGAGCAAGAGGATGAGGGTGATGAAGCCCAGTCCGCGTCCGGCACCGCAAACCCGAACTATCAAGGTTCGCTCGGGACGCTTCGGGCCAGTGAATTGCCAGGTGAGGCTGGGCCGCTTTTCGCGGCAGCCAAATCACGCCTCCTGAAGTTCGACTATGCCGGCGCTGAAGAGGCTTTCCGGGCATTCCTCCAGCGCTTCTCCGACGATCCGCAGGCAGGTGAAGCGCAATACTGGCTCGCCGAAACCCTCTTCCAGCAGGAAGCTTATGGCGAGTCCGGCGAGGCTTATCTTGAGATGATCCGGGAGTATCCAGACGATGCCCGCGCGCCTGACGCGTTGGTCAAACTGGCGCGCTCCATGCGGCTTGTCGGCGATACTGACCGGGCCTGCGAGGCGCTGGACGTGCTGCCGCAACAATATCCCAACGCGTCGGGTGTGACCCGGAACCTGGCGGCGCTTGAGCGCACGCGTGCAGGTTGCAGCGCCTAG
- the tilS gene encoding tRNA lysidine(34) synthetase TilS: MQRLEALSHQFIDTMTAGSTGPVCVAVSGGSDSLNLLDLAGSWARSSGRKLMVLTVDHGLRAEAGAEAEWVAAQARELGHRAEILRWKPDKHGQNAARRARHSLLADAARAAGSQRILLGHTQSDVIETLFMRLSRPTRLAGAVGPQPVSVSPIWPEGRGVQIGRPLIAWPRDVLMTRLESAGRDWVRDPSNVSEAYERVRVRALAAQLDGARLQRVAGDAMRLRALEDWMLAKLLQTRAHDDESGLIEVSLDETPVSRTVFNRFLDILLQTASGTSHGAASASLDALGLEIQSGGPQSRVTLGGAWLQRRGCVLSIGRDPGEMRAGWHSGLWDGRYGQGDCQPSAGEDIPFLVRHAMPDQPFRQILSERLDAWATALGLGADLAVQSVDAWIE, from the coding sequence TTGCAGCGCCTAGAAGCCCTTAGCCACCAGTTCATCGATACGATGACAGCGGGGTCGACCGGCCCTGTCTGCGTCGCCGTGTCCGGCGGTAGCGATAGCCTCAACCTTCTCGATCTTGCGGGTTCGTGGGCGAGATCCTCCGGCCGGAAGCTCATGGTTCTCACCGTCGATCATGGTTTGCGCGCAGAGGCGGGGGCGGAAGCAGAGTGGGTTGCGGCTCAGGCGCGCGAGCTTGGGCACCGCGCCGAAATACTGCGATGGAAGCCCGATAAACACGGACAGAACGCAGCTCGTCGGGCGCGTCACTCGCTGCTGGCCGATGCAGCGCGAGCCGCTGGGTCGCAGCGCATTTTGCTGGGTCATACGCAAAGCGATGTCATCGAAACGCTGTTCATGCGGCTCTCGCGGCCGACGCGTCTCGCGGGGGCGGTTGGGCCGCAGCCTGTGTCGGTGTCGCCAATCTGGCCGGAGGGGCGCGGTGTACAAATCGGGCGGCCCCTGATCGCGTGGCCGCGAGACGTGTTGATGACCCGACTTGAGTCGGCGGGCCGAGACTGGGTCAGGGACCCCAGCAATGTCTCGGAAGCTTATGAAAGGGTGCGCGTGCGCGCGCTCGCAGCGCAGCTCGATGGAGCGCGTCTTCAAAGGGTTGCAGGGGATGCGATGCGCCTCCGAGCGCTGGAAGACTGGATGCTCGCCAAACTGCTTCAAACCCGCGCCCACGACGATGAAAGCGGCCTGATCGAAGTCAGTCTGGATGAGACGCCGGTCTCAAGAACTGTGTTCAACCGGTTTCTCGATATCCTGTTGCAAACAGCGTCCGGTACAAGTCACGGGGCGGCCTCAGCCTCGCTGGATGCACTTGGTCTCGAAATTCAGTCAGGCGGACCGCAGAGCCGCGTCACGCTGGGTGGGGCCTGGCTGCAACGGCGTGGTTGCGTCTTGTCGATCGGCCGAGATCCTGGAGAAATGAGGGCAGGTTGGCATTCCGGGCTTTGGGATGGGCGCTACGGGCAGGGCGACTGCCAGCCATCGGCTGGCGAGGACATACCCTTCCTTGTAAGGCATGCGATGCCCGATCAGCCGTTCAGGCAAATCCTGAGCGAACGTCTCGATGCCTGGGCGACTGCACTCGGCTTGGGCGCAGACCTTGCGGTCCAGTCCGTAGACGCATGGATCGAATGA
- a CDS encoding formyl transferase codes for MENPSKLVALTSGGPHAWIMINALRERFGDIPVIREQGEPQSVLWRRRRKMLGALKVASMQAARIPIKLTSKGSQDTIARLIAREKLEPEPRSDTRIIDVPSVNSDECRAALHAIQPKAIFVVSTRMISNTTLRSTHAPFINYHSGINPAYRGMFGGYFALANGEPEHFGATVHLVDEGVDTGEILYQSRLRTEPDDNFHTYLWRMAAGSRGIVIQAMEDALKGQLRPQRVNLPSRQWFAPTFGGYLWNGFSRGVW; via the coding sequence ATGGAAAATCCTTCGAAACTCGTTGCGCTGACGTCTGGCGGGCCACACGCATGGATCATGATCAACGCCCTGCGCGAACGCTTTGGCGACATCCCGGTCATTCGCGAACAGGGCGAGCCGCAATCGGTTCTCTGGCGCCGCAGACGCAAGATGCTTGGCGCGCTCAAGGTCGCCAGCATGCAGGCCGCCCGCATACCGATCAAGCTCACCAGCAAGGGCAGCCAGGACACAATCGCCCGGCTGATCGCCCGCGAAAAACTGGAGCCGGAGCCCCGCTCGGATACCAGGATTATCGACGTGCCTTCGGTCAATTCGGACGAATGCCGCGCAGCCCTCCATGCTATTCAGCCAAAGGCGATCTTTGTCGTCTCCACACGCATGATCTCGAACACAACGCTGCGAAGCACGCACGCGCCCTTCATCAACTATCATTCCGGGATCAACCCGGCCTATCGCGGCATGTTCGGGGGGTACTTCGCCCTCGCTAATGGGGAACCAGAGCACTTCGGTGCCACGGTGCATCTCGTCGATGAGGGCGTGGACACCGGCGAGATTCTCTACCAGTCGCGTCTTCGCACAGAGCCAGACGACAATTTTCACACCTATCTCTGGCGCATGGCCGCCGGAAGCCGGGGGATTGTCATTCAGGCGATGGAAGATGCGCTGAAAGGACAGCTCCGTCCTCAGCGCGTCAATCTCCCATCGCGCCAATGGTTTGCGCCAACCTTTGGCGGCTATCTCTGGAACGGTTTTAGCCGCGGCGTCTGGTAA